A window of the Trueperaceae bacterium genome harbors these coding sequences:
- a CDS encoding ABC-F family ATP-binding cassette domain-containing protein, translating into MELLRAGAVAVGAAGAELVAGLDLRLATGDRLGLVGPNGSGKSTLLRVLAGVAAPLDGRVARPPGVRVGLLPQSVAALPGRTVTEVLRAATLRARELEARLRESETRLAFGGTADDAVEHAALAAEFDRAGGYGAEAAAREVAAALGFRAGGRDLTCAELSPGERRRLQLAVTLAAAPDVLLLDEPTNHLDLTAREWLTRRLGAYAGAVVVVSHDRALLDAATTRTLFLAEGRAWHEPGPYSLARRRRDAAVGAGHKRARELERDARRLERMAVELAAFGRKAAARRRRAERDGRALRVEARVAAPAERVAPPQLAPRQAPSTRLRAAGGETLVTVRHLAAEGLLSDVGLELRRGERVVLVGPNGSGKSTVLRAVAGDLTGLGPRAELDYLPGVKLRVVDQLDRGLTPGVPLLEQVAAAVGEAAGRRLLADAGVPARTWELTPEQVSGGERIRAGLALAFAHPADLWLLDEPTNDLDLAAVEALETQLTAMLAGGSAALLLVTHDRRLAERVADEAWSVVDGSLLRYRDVGAYLRGEHEPDAPVPPAVATTTVATTAVAWADPPGVAETHPPAAAAAVARRPRPGWSDPALL; encoded by the coding sequence GTGGAGTTGTTGCGCGCCGGCGCCGTCGCGGTGGGCGCGGCGGGAGCGGAGTTGGTGGCCGGCCTCGACCTCCGGTTGGCGACCGGCGACCGCCTGGGGCTCGTCGGGCCGAACGGCAGCGGCAAGAGCACGCTGCTCCGCGTGCTGGCGGGGGTGGCGGCCCCGCTCGACGGGCGAGTGGCGCGCCCGCCTGGCGTTCGCGTCGGGCTGTTGCCGCAGTCCGTGGCGGCGCTGCCCGGCCGCACGGTGACCGAGGTCCTCCGAGCGGCCACGCTACGGGCCCGCGAGCTCGAGGCGCGCCTGCGGGAGTCGGAGACGCGCCTCGCCTTTGGCGGCACCGCCGACGACGCGGTGGAGCACGCCGCGCTCGCCGCCGAGTTCGACCGGGCGGGGGGCTACGGCGCGGAGGCGGCGGCGCGGGAGGTGGCGGCCGCCCTCGGCTTCCGCGCCGGCGGGCGCGACCTCACGTGCGCGGAGCTGTCTCCCGGTGAGCGGCGCCGCCTGCAGTTGGCCGTGACCCTGGCCGCGGCACCCGACGTCCTGCTGCTGGACGAGCCCACCAATCACCTCGACCTGACGGCGCGCGAGTGGCTGACGCGCCGCCTCGGAGCGTACGCGGGCGCCGTCGTCGTGGTCAGTCACGACCGCGCCCTCCTCGACGCGGCCACGACCCGCACGCTCTTCCTGGCCGAGGGACGCGCCTGGCACGAGCCCGGCCCCTACTCCCTGGCGCGCCGCCGCCGCGACGCGGCCGTCGGCGCCGGGCACAAGCGCGCCCGCGAACTGGAACGGGACGCGCGGCGCCTCGAGCGGATGGCGGTGGAGCTCGCCGCCTTCGGTCGCAAGGCCGCGGCCCGCCGCCGCCGCGCCGAGCGCGACGGCCGGGCGCTGCGCGTCGAGGCGCGGGTCGCGGCGCCCGCTGAGCGCGTCGCCCCGCCGCAGCTCGCGCCTCGCCAGGCGCCATCCACCCGCCTGCGGGCGGCGGGCGGCGAGACGCTCGTGACCGTCCGTCACCTGGCGGCGGAGGGCCTCCTGAGCGACGTCGGACTCGAGCTGCGCCGCGGCGAGCGCGTGGTTCTCGTGGGCCCGAACGGGAGCGGCAAGAGCACCGTCCTGAGGGCAGTGGCCGGAGACCTGACGGGCCTCGGCCCGCGCGCCGAGCTCGACTACCTTCCGGGCGTCAAGTTGCGCGTGGTGGATCAGCTCGACAGGGGACTGACCCCGGGCGTGCCGCTGCTCGAGCAGGTGGCGGCGGCGGTGGGCGAGGCGGCGGGGCGGCGCCTGCTCGCGGACGCCGGAGTGCCGGCGCGCACCTGGGAGCTGACTCCCGAGCAGGTCTCGGGTGGCGAGAGGATCCGGGCGGGACTCGCCCTGGCGTTCGCCCACCCCGCCGACCTCTGGCTGCTGGACGAGCCTACGAACGACCTCGACCTGGCGGCGGTCGAGGCCCTGGAGACGCAGCTGACGGCGATGCTGGCCGGCGGCTCGGCCGCCCTGCTGCTGGTCACCCACGACCGGCGCTTGGCCGAGAGGGTGGCGGACGAGGCGTGGTCGGTGGTCGACGGTAGCCTGCTCCGATACCGGGACGTGGGCGCCTACCTGCGAGGGGAGCACGAGCCGGACGCCCCCGTTCCTCCCGCCGTGGCCACGACGACCGTCGCCACGACGGCCGTCGCCTGGGCCGACCCGCCGGGCGTGGCGGAGACCCATCCGCCGGCCGCGGCGGCGGCCGTGGCGCGGCGACCCCGGCC